The Enterobacteriaceae endosymbiont of Neohaemonia nigricornis genome has a segment encoding these proteins:
- a CDS encoding DEAD/DEAH box helicase: MTNNNFVQFGLHPNIIKTLNNIGYVTPSPIQKKCIPYLLLRKDVLGIAQTGSGKTAAFILPLLNNLNPIIKTIQILILTPTRELTLQIAKATSDFAKFLHGINVLPLYGGQSYHIQLKGLRLKPQIIVATPGRLLDHINRKNINLSTICSLVLDEADEMLRMGFIEDVENILSTIPKGHQTALFSATMPYRIKNITKKFMNHPYEIKIKSNINTIPNINQSYWIVRGKKIDGLMRFLETENFDAVLVFVKTKNATLEISNILNNFGYNSAPLNGDMNQNIREQTLYNFKYSKLDILIATDIAARGLDVERINLVINYDIPTDAESYTHRIGRTGRAGRTGQALMFVDYREKRLLKNIERIMKVKIIEKQLPNTTLLSQKRLEKFLLKIYEYSTSYDLDQYKQILLTQPFKKFIDKDILSAILLKIAQGNRPLIIPPETYIPKKSHKYNINNKYQKKYKYNMILYSINIGKKDGVEVRHIVGVIINQILINSNDIGNIKLFDYYTTVELLKNNKDLIKDTKNIKILNKKITFKLIKNAKSYLKFHKNIYNK, encoded by the coding sequence ATGACTAACAATAATTTTGTCCAATTTGGATTACATCCTAATATTATAAAAACATTAAATAATATTGGATATGTAACACCGTCACCTATACAAAAAAAATGTATTCCATATTTATTACTTAGAAAAGATGTATTAGGTATTGCTCAAACTGGAAGTGGCAAAACAGCAGCATTTATATTACCATTATTAAATAATTTAAATCCAATTATTAAAACAATACAAATTCTTATTTTAACACCTACGAGAGAATTAACTTTACAAATAGCAAAAGCTACTTCTGATTTTGCAAAGTTTTTGCATGGTATTAATGTTTTGCCATTATATGGTGGACAATCATATCATATACAATTAAAAGGTTTACGTTTAAAACCTCAAATTATAGTTGCTACACCAGGTAGATTATTAGACCATATTAATCGTAAAAATATAAATTTATCTACAATTTGCAGTTTAGTTTTAGATGAAGCTGATGAAATGTTAAGAATGGGTTTTATTGAGGATGTAGAAAATATTTTATCTACTATTCCTAAAGGGCATCAAACAGCTTTATTTTCAGCTACGATGCCATATCGTATTAAAAATATTACTAAAAAATTTATGAATCATCCTTATGAAATTAAAATTAAATCTAATATTAATACTATACCCAATATTAATCAAAGTTATTGGATAGTAAGAGGCAAAAAAATAGATGGTTTAATGAGATTTTTAGAAACAGAAAATTTTGATGCAGTTTTAGTTTTTGTGAAAACAAAAAATGCTACTTTAGAAATTTCTAATATTTTAAATAATTTTGGTTATAATAGTGCACCATTAAATGGTGATATGAATCAAAATATTAGAGAACAAACATTATATAATTTTAAATATTCTAAGTTAGATATTTTAATTGCAACTGATATTGCTGCTAGAGGATTAGATGTTGAACGTATTAATTTAGTTATTAATTATGATATTCCTACAGATGCTGAATCTTACACACATCGCATTGGTCGTACTGGTCGTGCAGGACGTACAGGACAAGCATTAATGTTTGTAGATTATAGAGAAAAACGTTTATTAAAAAATATTGAAAGAATTATGAAAGTAAAAATTATTGAAAAACAATTACCTAATACTACATTATTAAGTCAGAAAAGATTAGAAAAATTTCTTTTAAAAATATATGAATATTCAACAAGTTATGATTTAGATCAATATAAACAAATTTTATTAACACAACCTTTTAAAAAATTTATTGATAAAGATATTTTATCTGCTATTTTATTAAAAATAGCACAAGGTAATAGACCCTTAATTATCCCCCCTGAAACATATATTCCTAAAAAATCACATAAATATAATATAAATAATAAGTATCAGAAAAAATATAAATATAACATGATTTTATATAGTATTAATATTGGTAAAAAAGATGGGGTAGAAGTTCGTCATATTGTAGGAGTTATTATTAACCAAATCTTGATTAATAGTAATGATATAGGTAATATAAAATTATTTGATTATTATACTACAGTTGAATTATTAAAAAATAATAAAGATCTTATTAAAGATACAAAAAATATAAAAATTTTAAATAAAAAAATTACATTCAAATTAATTAAGAATGCAAAATCATACTTAAAATTTCACAAAAATATCTATAATAAATAA
- the rbfA gene encoding 30S ribosome-binding factor RbfA yields the protein MEKKLYRQLKIANELKKQISYIFQYHIDDIRLNKFITITDLLISKDLSYAKIFIMIPYKQINNNAINNFKQELHFLNNITGYIRFILKKTMLLRNVPQLKFFLDSSLEEGNYIYNLIKNN from the coding sequence ATGGAAAAAAAGTTATACCGTCAATTAAAAATTGCTAATGAATTAAAAAAACAAATTTCTTATATTTTTCAATATCATATTGATGATATACGTTTAAATAAATTTATTACTATTACTGATTTATTAATATCTAAAGATTTATCATACGCAAAAATATTTATTATGATACCTTATAAACAAATAAATAATAATGCAATTAATAATTTTAAACAGGAATTACATTTTTTAAATAATATTACAGGATATATTAGGTTTATTTTAAAAAAAACAATGTTATTACGTAATGTACCACAATTAAAATTTTTTTTAGATTCTTCTTTAGAAGAAGGTAATTATATTTATAATCTTATTAAGAATAATTAA
- a CDS encoding alpha/beta fold hydrolase: MILDQLIINNNNSNEFQQNIILLHGLFGNKNSLLSLGTFLNEHLNCKIILLDLRNHGCSAHHPNMNYIIMSQDILDTLNFLNIYKNIIIIGHSIGGKIAMFLTTILYNSISKIIVLDIAPVCYNYSFKNIFFALEQVYIKNIVIKKQVSEIMKLYIHNKYIINMLLQSFYKGKWNFNIFFIKKAYKHISSWKILKPWVGNILFLKGMKSNYINHIYYNDIFRQFPNAIIFNIPNAGHFLHVENIDSVYKRILNFCLQ; this comes from the coding sequence ATGATTTTAGATCAATTAATAATAAATAATAATAATTCTAATGAATTTCAGCAAAATATAATTTTATTACATGGATTATTTGGTAATAAAAACAGTTTATTATCATTAGGTACTTTTTTAAACGAACATCTAAATTGTAAAATTATTTTATTAGATTTAAGAAATCATGGATGTTCTGCACATCATCCTAATATGAATTATATAATAATGTCCCAAGATATATTAGATACATTAAATTTTTTAAATATATATAAAAATATTATTATTATAGGACATTCTATAGGTGGTAAAATTGCTATGTTTTTAACTACTATATTATATAATAGCATATCAAAAATTATTGTCTTGGATATAGCACCAGTATGTTATAATTATAGTTTTAAAAATATTTTTTTTGCATTAGAACAAGTATATATAAAAAATATTGTTATAAAAAAACAAGTATCAGAAATCATGAAATTATATATCCATAATAAATATATAATTAATATGTTATTACAATCATTTTATAAAGGAAAATGGAATTTTAATATATTTTTTATAAAAAAAGCATATAAACATATATCTTCATGGAAAATATTAAAACCTTGGGTAGGTAATATTTTATTTTTAAAAGGAATGAAATCTAATTATATTAATCATATATATTATAATGATATATTTAGACAATTTCCAAATGCCATTATATTTAATATACCTAATGCAGGACATTTTTTACATGTAGAAAATATAGATTCAGTATATAAAAGAATATTAAATTTTTGTTTACAATAA
- the fldA gene encoding flavodoxin FldA, with product MSKIGIFFGSDTGNTKNIAYKLYDHIGHHMAQVFDIANTKQIDMQNFNILLFGIPTWYYGELQYDWDNFLPILKKINFKNKYIGLFGCGDQEDYGEYFCDALSIIYKIIKKNKANIIGYWPNINYNFYKTNSLKNKDYFLGLVLDEDRQAELTDSRIKQWVQQIMKELKNII from the coding sequence GTGTCTAAAATAGGTATTTTTTTTGGTAGTGATACTGGTAATACTAAAAATATTGCATATAAATTATATGATCATATAGGCCATCATATGGCACAAGTTTTCGATATTGCCAATACTAAACAAATAGATATGCAAAATTTTAATATATTATTATTTGGCATCCCTACTTGGTATTATGGTGAATTGCAATATGACTGGGATAATTTTTTACCAATATTAAAAAAAATTAATTTTAAAAATAAATATATAGGATTATTTGGTTGTGGTGATCAAGAAGATTATGGAGAATATTTTTGTGATGCTTTAAGTATTATTTATAAAATAATTAAAAAAAATAAAGCTAATATAATTGGATATTGGCCTAATATTAATTATAATTTTTATAAAACAAATAGTTTAAAAAATAAAGATTATTTTTTAGGCTTAGTTTTAGATGAAGATAGACAAGCTGAATTAACAGATTCTCGTATTAAACAATGGGTACAACAAATTATGAAAGAATTAAAAAATATTATTTAA
- the pgi gene encoding glucose-6-phosphate isomerase, whose protein sequence is MKNINPTKTIAWKILQDHFQNIKYTTITELFKKDKNRFKNFAINFENEILFDFSKNIISNKTINYLFNLLKELEYSNSIRDMFYGKNINKTEHRSVLHIALRNHNNNDFIVHNNNIYNDVRNNLSKIKQISNDIINGIWTGYTGKPIKNIINIGIGGSYLGPLMVTEALKSYHNHLNIYFISSLDATQLIHTLKYINPEESIFIVSSKTFTTQETIVNACNIKEWFMENTSNLNINDMFTKHFIGITSNTTDAMTFGIPQQNILPIWNWVGGRFSLWSSIGLPISLLIGFKNFYELLHGAEKMDHHFFYSNINNNIPIIMALISIWYNNFWNAETEAIIPYSYDMRFLPKYLQQLNMESNGKSIDRTKNNIDYQTSPIIWGDIGTEGQHSFFQMLHQGTKIIPCDFIAPVLPHIYLQNNHNILISNYIAQTRALAFGNNITNKNDINEYEICTGNHPSNSIFMRKITPYNLGLLIALYEHKIFIQGIIFNIFSFDQWGVELGKKISNLILEDLNDNVNNINKYDSSTNGLINFYKSFL, encoded by the coding sequence ATGAAAAATATTAATCCAACTAAAACTATAGCATGGAAAATTCTACAAGACCATTTTCAAAATATTAAATATACAACTATAACAGAATTATTTAAAAAAGATAAAAATAGATTTAAAAATTTTGCTATAAATTTTGAAAACGAAATTTTATTTGATTTTTCAAAAAATATTATTAGTAATAAAACCATAAATTATTTATTTAATTTATTAAAAGAATTAGAATATTCTAATTCTATACGTGATATGTTTTATGGTAAAAACATTAATAAAACAGAACATCGTTCGGTTTTACATATTGCTTTAAGAAATCATAATAATAATGATTTTATAGTACATAATAATAATATTTATAATGATGTTCGTAATAATTTAAGTAAGATAAAACAAATTTCTAATGATATAATTAATGGTATATGGACAGGATATACAGGAAAACCCATAAAAAATATTATTAATATTGGTATTGGTGGATCTTATTTAGGACCATTAATGGTTACTGAAGCATTAAAATCTTATCATAATCATTTAAATATTTATTTTATCTCTAGTCTTGATGCAACTCAATTAATACATACTTTAAAATATATTAACCCAGAAGAAAGTATATTTATTGTTTCTTCTAAAACATTTACAACACAAGAAACTATAGTCAATGCTTGTAACATTAAAGAATGGTTTATGGAGAATACTAGTAATTTAAATATAAATGATATGTTTACTAAACATTTTATTGGTATTACATCTAATACTACTGATGCTATGACTTTTGGAATTCCACAACAAAATATTTTACCAATATGGAATTGGGTTGGTGGTCGTTTTTCATTATGGTCTTCAATAGGTTTGCCTATATCATTATTAATAGGTTTTAAAAATTTTTATGAGTTATTACATGGAGCTGAAAAAATGGATCATCATTTTTTTTATAGTAATATTAATAATAATATACCAATTATCATGGCTTTAATTAGTATATGGTATAATAATTTTTGGAATGCTGAAACTGAAGCTATAATTCCATATTCTTATGATATGCGTTTTTTACCTAAATATTTACAACAATTAAATATGGAATCTAATGGTAAATCTATAGATAGAACAAAAAATAATATAGATTATCAAACTAGTCCAATTATATGGGGTGATATAGGTACTGAAGGACAACATTCTTTTTTTCAAATGTTACATCAAGGAACAAAAATAATACCATGTGATTTTATTGCTCCAGTTCTACCACATATTTATTTGCAAAATAATCATAATATTTTAATATCTAATTATATTGCACAAACTAGAGCTTTAGCATTTGGTAATAATATAACAAATAAAAATGATATAAATGAGTATGAAATATGTACAGGTAATCATCCTAGTAATTCAATTTTCATGAGAAAAATTACTCCTTATAATTTAGGTTTATTAATTGCTTTATATGAACATAAAATTTTTATACAAGGTATAATTTTTAATATTTTTTCTTTTGATCAGTGGGGTGTGGAATTAGGGAAAAAAATATCTAATCTAATTTTAGAAGATTTAAACGATAATGTTAATAATATTAATAAATATGACAGTTCTACTAATGGATTAATTAATTTTTATAAATCATTTTTATAA
- the pnp gene encoding polyribonucleotide nucleotidyltransferase, with protein sequence MLNPVIRKFRYGNNIVTIETGMIARQATAAVMVSMDDTAVFVTIVVNKNIKSELNFLPLSVHYQEKSYAAGRIPGNFFRREGRPSEGEILISRLIDRPLRPLFKKGFLNEVQIIATVMSVDPNINPDIVAIIGVSAVLTLSGIPFSGPIGTARIGYINNEYILNPTIKDMKQSRLDLIVTGTKKTILMVEAKSDQLNEEQILEAIIYGHKQQQTIIDNIIKFADEVKKPTIEWILHAINQDIKEKIASLSYDDLIQAYNISTKQDRMNQINIIKSNVIEYINKQYEDISHHDINEIFYELEKNIIKTNILKNNTRIDGREHDMIRSLDVRTGILPRTHGSALFTRGETQSLVTVTLGTNRDAQILDDLVGEKTDNFLFHYNFPAYAVGEIGILGTPKRREIGHGYLAKKAILPVMPTTEVFPYTIRIVSEITESNGSSSMASVCGASLAMMDAGIPIKNAVAGIAMGLIKTNDNYIILTDILGDEDHLGDMDFKVAGTDTGITALQMDIKIEGITYQIIKLSLKQAKLARLHILSVMKKAIAIPKTNISDFAPRIHTIKINPDKIKDMIGKGGSVIRALTEETETIIEIEDNGIVKISAQNNKQIQFAIRRIEEITADIEVGQVYIGKVTRIMDFGAFVSIGHGKEGLVHISQITNTHVSRVSDYLKLLQNVSVKVLEIDKQGRIRLSIKAALN encoded by the coding sequence TTGTTAAATCCGGTTATTCGTAAGTTTCGTTATGGTAATAATATTGTTACTATTGAAACAGGTATGATTGCACGACAGGCTACAGCTGCAGTAATGGTTAGCATGGATGATACAGCAGTTTTTGTTACTATAGTAGTAAATAAAAATATTAAATCAGAATTAAATTTTTTACCATTATCAGTACATTATCAAGAAAAATCATATGCTGCGGGGCGTATTCCAGGAAATTTTTTTCGTAGAGAAGGTCGCCCTAGTGAAGGAGAAATTTTAATTTCTCGTTTAATAGATCGTCCATTAAGACCTTTATTTAAAAAAGGTTTTTTAAATGAAGTACAAATTATTGCTACAGTTATGTCTGTTGATCCTAATATTAATCCAGATATTGTTGCAATTATTGGTGTATCTGCTGTGTTAACTTTATCAGGTATTCCTTTTTCTGGTCCTATTGGTACAGCACGTATTGGTTATATAAATAATGAATATATATTAAATCCAACTATAAAAGATATGAAGCAAAGTCGATTAGATTTAATTGTGACAGGAACTAAAAAAACAATTTTAATGGTAGAAGCAAAATCTGATCAATTAAATGAAGAACAAATTTTAGAAGCAATTATTTACGGACATAAGCAACAACAAACTATTATTGACAATATTATAAAATTTGCAGATGAAGTAAAAAAACCTACTATAGAATGGATATTACATGCCATAAATCAAGATATTAAAGAAAAAATTGCATCTTTATCATATGATGATTTAATACAAGCATATAATATATCCACTAAACAAGATCGTATGAATCAAATTAATATAATAAAATCTAATGTTATTGAATATATTAATAAACAATACGAAGATATTTCACATCATGATATAAATGAAATTTTTTATGAATTGGAAAAAAATATCATTAAAACAAATATTTTGAAAAATAATACACGGATTGATGGTCGTGAACATGATATGATTCGTAGTTTAGATGTACGCACAGGGATCTTACCTCGTACGCATGGTTCAGCTTTATTTACTAGAGGCGAAACACAATCTTTAGTTACTGTTACACTAGGTACGAATAGAGATGCACAAATTTTAGATGATTTAGTAGGTGAAAAGACTGATAATTTTTTATTTCATTATAATTTTCCTGCTTATGCTGTTGGTGAGATTGGCATATTAGGTACTCCTAAAAGACGTGAAATAGGTCACGGATATTTAGCAAAAAAAGCAATATTGCCAGTTATGCCTACTACAGAAGTTTTTCCATATACTATTCGTATAGTTTCAGAAATAACTGAATCTAATGGGTCATCATCTATGGCTTCTGTATGTGGTGCATCATTAGCAATGATGGATGCTGGTATACCTATTAAAAATGCTGTAGCTGGTATAGCAATGGGATTAATTAAAACTAATGATAATTATATAATCTTAACAGATATTTTAGGAGACGAAGATCATTTAGGTGATATGGATTTTAAAGTTGCAGGTACTGATACAGGCATTACTGCATTGCAGATGGATATAAAAATAGAAGGAATAACATATCAAATTATTAAATTATCATTAAAACAAGCTAAGTTAGCTAGATTACATATCTTATCAGTTATGAAAAAAGCAATTGCTATTCCTAAAACAAATATTTCAGATTTTGCACCTAGAATACATACTATAAAAATTAATCCCGATAAAATTAAAGATATGATAGGTAAAGGTGGTTCAGTAATTAGAGCACTAACGGAAGAAACCGAAACAATTATAGAAATTGAAGATAATGGTATTGTAAAAATTTCTGCACAAAATAATAAACAAATTCAATTTGCTATTCGTCGTATTGAAGAAATTACTGCTGATATTGAAGTTGGACAAGTTTATATTGGTAAAGTTACACGCATTATGGATTTTGGTGCTTTTGTATCTATAGGTCATGGTAAAGAAGGATTAGTACATATTTCACAAATTACTAATACACATGTTAGTAGAGTTAGTGATTATTTAAAATTATTACAAAATGTATCAGTAAAAGTATTAGAAATTGATAAACAAGGAAGAATTAGATTAAGCATTAAGGCTGCTTTAAATTAA
- the rpsO gene encoding 30S ribosomal protein S15 — MYFNKQEKNNMILKYQKHNHDNGSTPVQIALLTLKINYLQKHFIIHKKDHHSRRGLLDMISQRRKFLNYFKKKNINDYNKLIESLNLRK, encoded by the coding sequence ATGTATTTTAATAAACAAGAAAAAAATAATATGATATTAAAGTATCAAAAACACAATCATGATAATGGTTCTACTCCAGTACAAATAGCTTTACTTACATTAAAAATTAATTATTTACAAAAACATTTTATTATACATAAAAAAGACCACCATAGCCGTCGTGGATTACTAGATATGATATCACAACGTCGAAAATTTTTAAATTATTTCAAAAAAAAAAATATTAATGATTATAACAAATTAATTGAAAGTTTAAATTTAAGAAAATAA
- the truB gene encoding tRNA pseudouridine(55) synthase TruB — translation MNIIKHKQNYNGLLLIDKTIGLTSNKILQNIKSLCHIKKAGYTGTLDPLASGLLPICCGKYTKLAGLLSNADKTYTVTAYLGIKTDTADIYGKIIKKNKVINITIDTINKYLKKFTGYITQKPNMYSAIKYHGIPLYKYARSGITIKIKPRIIIIYNITLISFKDNKLILNIHCSKGTYIRSLIDDLGDKLKCGAHVTQLRRLTVAHISVLHNKVLTLEELYKLVKKYSYNILLINKLLLPIQYIVQHIPKIYLSNNIICKIKNGYKYKIKQDLLLTNNFIRIYEINTNQLISIGSINKDKYITKCSIIK, via the coding sequence ATGAATATTATAAAACACAAACAAAACTATAATGGTTTATTATTAATTGACAAAACAATTGGATTAACATCTAATAAAATTTTGCAAAATATTAAATCTTTATGTCATATTAAAAAAGCTGGTTATACTGGCACATTAGATCCGCTGGCTAGTGGATTATTACCTATATGTTGTGGCAAATATACAAAATTAGCTGGTTTATTAAGTAATGCGGATAAAACATATACAGTAACTGCATATTTAGGTATTAAAACTGATACTGCAGATATATATGGTAAAATTATCAAAAAAAATAAAGTTATTAATATCACAATCGATACTATTAATAAATATTTAAAAAAATTTACAGGTTATATCACACAAAAACCTAATATGTATTCTGCTATAAAATATCATGGCATACCCCTTTATAAGTATGCACGTTCTGGCATTACAATAAAAATAAAACCTAGAATAATTATAATTTATAATATTACATTAATTTCTTTTAAAGATAATAAACTTATATTAAATATACATTGTTCTAAAGGTACATACATACGTAGTTTAATTGATGATTTAGGTGATAAACTTAAATGTGGCGCACATGTAACCCAATTACGTCGTTTAACAGTAGCACATATTTCTGTATTACATAATAAGGTATTAACATTAGAGGAATTATATAAATTAGTAAAAAAATACTCATATAATATATTATTAATTAATAAATTATTATTACCTATACAATATATAGTACAACATATCCCAAAAATATATTTATCTAATAATATAATATGTAAAATTAAAAACGGTTATAAATATAAAATTAAACAAGATCTTCTTTTAACAAATAATTTTATTCGCATTTATGAAATAAATACAAATCAACTAATTAGTATTGGAAGTATCAACAAGGATAAATACATTACTAAGTGTAGTATAATTAAATAA
- the glnS gene encoding glutamine--tRNA ligase: MDYINYTKNFICQIINQDLQKNKYKIICTRFPPEPNGYLHIGHLKSICLNFFIAKFYKGKCNLRFDDTNPSKEHAKYVQAIQKDLKWLGFTWYSNITYSSDYFHQIYQYAIELIKKELAYVDELNIKDIREYRGTLLTNGIDSPYRYRSVKENLTLFENMRLGKFPEGSMSLRAKIDMNSNAIIMRDPVLYRIKYIKHYKTKNEWCIYPTYDFAHCIADAIEGITHSLCTLEFQDNRMLYNWILNNISIKNYPKQYEFAKLNIEHSVLSKRKINILLKNNIIQSWNDPRLFTISGLRKRGYTASSLKNFCYGIGVTKQNNLIEQTFLESYIKNELNQRAYRIMAILYPLKLIIINFPKNITEIIIKAPNHPNNSNMGYRYIFFTKEIYIDNTDFIEHISDNTNKKLTIGQEVRLRYAFVIKAVNIIKDIQGNIICVHCLYDPNTLGVKINKNRNVKGIVHWVSKIYSVKSDFYLYNELLINKNNENIKDILSVINKKSLLICKGFIEKNILQLCNITKHFQFERIGYFYLDKIFNNPKKIIFNRITKLKKK, translated from the coding sequence ATGGATTATATTAATTATACTAAAAATTTTATTTGTCAAATAATAAATCAAGATTTACAAAAAAATAAATATAAAATTATTTGTACTAGATTTCCGCCAGAACCAAATGGTTATTTACATATTGGACATTTAAAATCAATATGTTTAAATTTTTTTATTGCAAAATTTTATAAAGGTAAATGTAATCTGAGATTTGATGATACAAATCCATCTAAAGAACATGCTAAATATGTTCAAGCAATACAAAAAGACTTAAAATGGTTAGGGTTTACATGGTATAGTAATATTACATATTCTTCAGATTATTTTCATCAAATATATCAATATGCAATAGAATTAATTAAAAAAGAATTAGCTTATGTTGATGAATTAAATATAAAAGATATTCGTGAATATCGTGGAACATTATTAACAAATGGCATTGATAGTCCATATAGATATCGTAGTGTAAAAGAAAATTTAACTTTATTTGAAAATATGCGTTTAGGAAAATTTCCAGAAGGAAGTATGTCTTTAAGGGCTAAAATTGATATGAATTCTAATGCTATTATTATGAGAGATCCGGTTTTATATAGAATTAAATATATTAAACACTATAAAACTAAAAATGAATGGTGTATATATCCTACTTATGATTTTGCACATTGTATAGCTGATGCTATTGAAGGCATAACACATTCTTTATGTACATTAGAATTTCAAGATAATCGTATGTTATATAATTGGATATTAAATAATATTAGTATAAAAAATTATCCTAAACAATATGAATTTGCAAAATTAAATATTGAACATTCAGTGTTATCTAAAAGAAAAATTAATATTTTATTGAAAAATAACATTATACAATCATGGAATGATCCACGTTTATTTACAATTTCAGGATTACGCAAAAGAGGTTATACTGCTTCTTCATTAAAAAATTTTTGTTATGGTATAGGTGTTACTAAACAAAATAATCTTATAGAGCAAACTTTTTTAGAATCTTATATAAAAAACGAATTAAATCAACGTGCATATAGGATTATGGCTATTTTATATCCTTTAAAATTAATTATTATTAATTTTCCTAAAAATATTACGGAAATTATAATAAAAGCACCTAATCATCCTAATAATAGCAATATGGGTTATAGATATATTTTCTTTACCAAAGAAATATATATAGATAATACTGATTTTATAGAACACATATCTGATAATACTAATAAAAAACTAACTATTGGACAAGAAGTTCGATTAAGATATGCTTTTGTTATTAAAGCCGTAAATATAATAAAAGATATACAAGGCAATATAATTTGTGTACATTGTCTTTATGATCCCAATACTTTAGGTGTTAAAATTAATAAAAATAGAAATGTAAAAGGTATTGTACATTGGGTATCTAAAATATATTCTGTAAAATCAGATTTCTATTTATATAATGAATTATTAATTAATAAAAATAATGAAAATATAAAAGATATTTTATCTGTTATTAATAAAAAATCATTATTAATTTGTAAAGGTTTTATTGAAAAAAATATATTACAACTTTGTAATATAACAAAACATTTTCAATTTGAAAGAATTGGATATTTTTATTTAGATAAAATATTTAATAATCCAAAAAAAATTATTTTTAATAGAATTACTAAATTAAAAAAAAAATAA